Proteins encoded in a region of the Prunus persica cultivar Lovell chromosome G4, Prunus_persica_NCBIv2, whole genome shotgun sequence genome:
- the LOC18780586 gene encoding uncharacterized protein LOC18780586: MKMSTLSSQFHLPTKYLATSTSTSNPSFLIPTTSQQKHHAYPTILSSLPSEATSVLPPTVAYARKSKSLVIQHEQVSGNSSSSRSRNLIMGVVSVGVVVFLMGMDGQKAMALGPEGPLMEEFWDNVRRYGLYALTVSTGALYATFQPIYELLKNPISAILVLVILAGGIFILSQVVTAMVGVSDFTYDYGY, encoded by the coding sequence ATGAAAATGTCTACATTGAGCTCCCAATTCCACCTCCCAACCAAATATCTTgcaacttcaacttcaacttcaaatcCTTCATTTCTCATCCCCACTACTTCACAACAAAAACACCATGCATATCCAACAATATTATCATCTCTACCTTCTGAAGCTACAAGTGTCCTTCCACCAACAGTAGCATATGCTAGAAAATCCAAGTCCTTAGTTATACAACATGAACAAGTCAGTGGGAACTCGTCGTCGTCGAGGTCAAGGAATTTGATAATGGGAGTTGTTTCTGTTGGAGTTGTGGTGTTTCTGATGGGGATGGACGGGCAGAAAGCTATGGCTTTGGGTCCTGAAGGGCCGCTGATGGAAGAGTTTTGGGACAATGTTAGGAGATATGGACTTTATGCTCTCACAGTGAGCACAGGTGCTCTGTACGCTACCTTCCAGCCCATATACGAATTGTTGAAGAACCCCATCTCTGCAATTCTGGTGTTGGTAATATTAGCCGGCGGTATCTTCATCCTTTCCCAAGTGGTTACAGCCATGGTTGGTGTCTCTGATTTTACTTATGATTACGGATATTGA